One window from the genome of Pelodictyon luteolum DSM 273 encodes:
- a CDS encoding heavy-metal-associated domain-containing protein: protein MYLTGKGEKLRAYGGSMKQDVRVEGMTCGGCERSVKEALMELEGVLSAEASFLENVVRVDYDPDMISIRAIMSVIVELGFRVVP, encoded by the coding sequence TTGTACCTTACTGGTAAAGGCGAGAAACTCAGAGCATATGGAGGCAGCATGAAGCAGGACGTGAGGGTTGAGGGTATGACGTGCGGCGGTTGCGAGCGTTCGGTGAAGGAGGCGCTGATGGAACTTGAGGGCGTATTGTCCGCGGAGGCGTCCTTCCTGGAGAACGTGGTCCGGGTGGACTACGATCCCGATATGATCAGCATCCGGGCCATTATGTCGGTTATCGTCGAACTGGGGTTCAGGGTCGTGCCGTGA
- a CDS encoding NYN domain-containing protein has protein sequence MAEDRSDRLAVLIDADNTQPSIIEGLLAEIAKFGTSNVKRIYGDWTSTALKGWKEVLLEYSIQPIQQFGYTKGKNSTDSAMIIDAMDLLYTGRFNGFCIVSSDSDFTKLAVRIREAGLTVYGFGEQKTPGPFVSACDKFIYTEVLRAKTNENEPIKRRSAADLKQDTRLVRLLRNAVEASSDEAGWAHLAATGSNIAKQSPEFDPRNYGYGKLGELIAATKLFEVDERIGGDGQSKSIYLRDRRKRS, from the coding sequence ATGGCAGAGGATAGATCGGACAGGCTGGCGGTGCTTATCGATGCCGACAACACCCAGCCCTCCATTATCGAAGGGCTTCTGGCTGAAATTGCCAAATTCGGTACATCAAACGTCAAGCGCATTTACGGAGACTGGACTTCGACGGCCCTGAAAGGCTGGAAAGAGGTGCTGCTTGAGTACTCGATCCAGCCCATCCAGCAGTTCGGCTACACGAAAGGCAAGAACTCGACCGACAGCGCCATGATCATCGATGCCATGGATCTGCTCTATACGGGGCGTTTCAACGGGTTCTGCATTGTCTCGAGCGACAGCGACTTCACCAAGCTTGCCGTCCGCATCAGGGAAGCCGGCCTGACGGTTTACGGCTTCGGCGAGCAGAAGACGCCGGGCCCCTTTGTTTCGGCATGCGACAAGTTCATATACACCGAGGTGCTTCGTGCAAAAACAAACGAGAACGAGCCGATAAAGCGTAGGTCGGCGGCCGACCTCAAGCAGGATACCCGCCTCGTCCGCCTTCTGCGCAATGCAGTCGAGGCATCATCGGATGAGGCTGGATGGGCCCATCTGGCGGCTACCGGCAGCAACATAGCCAAGCAGTCTCCGGAGTTCGACCCTCGTAACTACGGTTACGGCAAACTCGGAGAACTTATCGCCGCAACGAAACTGTTTGAGGTGGATGAACGCATCGGCGGGGACGGGCAGTCGAAATCGATCTATCTGAGAGACAGGCGGAAACGGAGCTGA
- a CDS encoding citrate synthase: protein MTTVNSSGSLTVTDNRTGKTYDIPVENGAFKTMDFRQIKVSDDDFGLLGYDPGFLNTASCKSAITYIDGDRGILRYRGYPIEQLALHSTFLETAYLLIKGELPDKERLAVWSYNIHHHTMTHANIVKFMDGFRYDAHPMGIMVGTVGALSTFYPDAKDIMNEDSRKLQVRRLIGKIPTLAAMSFRHSMGFPYVLPDNDLSYPGNFLSMMFKMTEQNYSPNPVLERALDVLFILHADHEQNCSTNAVRAVGSSGVDPYTAVAAGCAALYGPKHGGANEAVIRMLMEIGSIEKVPEFIKSVKAGSGRLMGFGHRVYKNYDPRAKIIKKIAFEVFEETGRSPLLDIALELERIALEDDYFISRKLYPNVDFYSGLIYKAMGFPLDMFPVLFAIGRIPGWLSQWTEHVQDSDQKIARPRQLYLGEEARDWMPIESRPRNRMDEKKLDICRL, encoded by the coding sequence ATGACCACTGTAAACTCTTCGGGCTCGCTGACAGTAACCGACAACCGTACGGGAAAAACCTATGACATCCCGGTGGAAAACGGTGCATTCAAGACAATGGATTTTCGTCAGATCAAGGTATCTGACGATGATTTCGGCCTCCTCGGTTACGACCCCGGGTTCCTGAATACCGCATCCTGCAAAAGCGCCATTACCTACATCGACGGCGATCGCGGCATCCTCCGCTACCGGGGGTACCCGATCGAGCAGCTGGCCCTGCACAGCACGTTCCTCGAGACGGCCTACCTGCTGATCAAAGGGGAGCTGCCTGACAAGGAGCGCCTGGCAGTATGGTCCTACAACATCCACCACCACACCATGACCCACGCCAACATCGTGAAGTTCATGGACGGGTTCCGCTACGACGCCCATCCGATGGGCATCATGGTCGGTACAGTGGGTGCGCTTTCCACATTCTACCCCGACGCCAAGGACATCATGAACGAGGACTCCCGCAAGCTTCAGGTGCGGCGCCTCATCGGCAAGATCCCGACGCTTGCTGCCATGAGTTTCCGCCACAGCATGGGTTTCCCCTATGTCCTGCCGGACAACGACTTGAGCTATCCCGGCAACTTCCTCTCCATGATGTTCAAGATGACGGAGCAAAACTACAGCCCGAACCCCGTGCTTGAGCGTGCGCTCGACGTGCTCTTCATCCTCCATGCCGATCATGAGCAGAACTGCTCGACCAATGCGGTGCGGGCCGTCGGCAGTTCCGGCGTTGATCCCTACACGGCAGTTGCCGCCGGGTGCGCCGCCCTGTACGGCCCCAAGCACGGCGGAGCCAACGAGGCGGTCATCCGTATGTTGATGGAGATCGGGTCCATTGAGAAGGTGCCTGAGTTCATCAAGTCGGTCAAGGCCGGTTCCGGACGGCTGATGGGATTCGGTCACCGGGTATACAAGAACTACGATCCCAGGGCGAAAATCATCAAGAAGATCGCTTTCGAAGTGTTCGAGGAGACCGGCCGCAGCCCGCTGCTCGACATTGCGCTCGAGCTTGAGCGGATCGCACTCGAGGATGACTACTTCATCTCACGCAAGCTCTATCCTAACGTGGATTTCTATTCCGGCCTGATATACAAGGCGATGGGCTTCCCGCTCGACATGTTCCCCGTTCTCTTCGCCATCGGCCGTATCCCCGGCTGGCTGTCGCAGTGGACCGAGCACGTCCAGGACAGCGACCAGAAGATCGCCAGGCCGCGTCAGCTTTATCTCGGAGAGGAAGCGCGCGACTGGATGCCGATCGAATCGCGTCCGAGAAACAGGATGGACGAAAAGAAGCTGGACATCTGCCGGCTGTAA
- the gatC gene encoding Asp-tRNA(Asn)/Glu-tRNA(Gln) amidotransferase subunit GatC has translation MSVTRKDVDYIAELARLSFTDEEASRMTDELNSILHYVEKLGELDTEGVLPLSNIHDQKNVLRDDVERPSISNAEALQNAPDRQDRFFKVPKVIG, from the coding sequence ATGTCGGTTACAAGAAAAGATGTCGATTACATCGCCGAACTTGCACGCCTCAGCTTCACTGATGAAGAGGCTTCCAGAATGACGGACGAGCTCAACAGCATCCTTCACTATGTCGAGAAGCTCGGCGAACTCGACACCGAAGGAGTGCTGCCGCTCAGCAACATCCATGACCAGAAGAATGTGCTCCGCGACGATGTGGAGCGCCCCTCCATTTCGAACGCCGAAGCCCTGCAGAACGCGCCCGACCGTCAGGACCGGTTCTTCAAGGTCCCGAAGGTGATCGGATAG
- a CDS encoding DUF167 domain-containing protein, whose translation MVEFHEKRGNAVFGVRVQPRSSKSAVSGPYGNALKVTLKAAPVDDAANRECCRLFSKLFSIPDSRVSIVSGAASRTKSVMLEGLSAEEARSILRNSSIPGL comes from the coding sequence GTGGTCGAGTTCCATGAAAAGAGGGGTAATGCGGTGTTCGGTGTGCGGGTGCAGCCCCGTTCCTCGAAGAGTGCTGTTTCGGGTCCATACGGCAACGCCCTGAAAGTTACCCTGAAAGCGGCCCCTGTCGATGACGCTGCCAACCGCGAGTGCTGCCGCCTGTTCTCGAAACTCTTCTCCATACCCGACAGCCGGGTATCGATCGTGTCAGGCGCTGCGTCCAGAACCAAAAGCGTCATGCTTGAAGGGCTCTCGGCAGAAGAGGCCCGAAGCATCCTTCGAAACTCCTCCATCCCCGGACTATGA
- the kdsB gene encoding 3-deoxy-manno-octulosonate cytidylyltransferase, with amino-acid sequence MNAVILIPARLDSSRLPRKMLADLEGEPLIVRTWRQALRSNLASRVVVAADSPEIAAVLEPLGAEVVLTSPTASCGTERIAEAARSIEADVFLNLQGDEPLISPENIDLALQPFFDAPAGSALPDCTTLVFPLGPDDRTQIDDPHVVKVVMDGEGNALYFSRSPIPYVRNSSPSLRLYRHVGLYAFTAEVLQRFAAMPVSMLEEAESLEQLRLLESGFRIRCVNTAVDNPGVNTPEDLELVRSLLRRASRA; translated from the coding sequence ATGAACGCCGTCATCCTCATTCCCGCCCGCCTCGATTCCAGCCGCCTTCCCCGCAAAATGCTTGCCGACCTTGAGGGTGAACCGCTCATCGTGCGTACCTGGCGTCAGGCGCTCCGCTCAAACCTCGCCTCGCGCGTTGTCGTGGCTGCCGACAGCCCTGAAATCGCCGCCGTGCTCGAACCCCTCGGAGCTGAAGTGGTGCTGACCTCGCCAACGGCCTCCTGCGGCACCGAGCGCATCGCCGAGGCGGCCCGCAGCATTGAAGCCGATGTCTTCCTGAACCTCCAGGGTGATGAGCCGCTTATCAGTCCCGAGAACATCGATCTCGCCCTCCAGCCGTTTTTCGATGCTCCCGCCGGTTCGGCCCTCCCTGACTGCACGACGCTGGTCTTCCCGCTCGGTCCCGATGACCGGACCCAGATCGATGATCCTCATGTGGTGAAGGTGGTGATGGATGGCGAAGGAAATGCGCTGTACTTCTCCCGGAGCCCTATCCCTTATGTGCGCAACAGCTCCCCTTCCTTGAGGTTATACCGCCATGTGGGGCTGTATGCCTTCACGGCCGAAGTGCTTCAGCGCTTTGCCGCGATGCCGGTGTCGATGCTCGAGGAGGCCGAGTCGCTCGAGCAGCTGCGGCTGCTTGAAAGCGGGTTCCGCATCCGCTGCGTGAATACAGCCGTCGACAATCCCGGAGTGAATACCCCTGAAGACCTGGAGCTGGTGAGGAGCCTCCTTCGTCGCGCCTCAAGGGCGTGA